A single genomic interval of Primulina huaijiensis isolate GDHJ02 chromosome 7, ASM1229523v2, whole genome shotgun sequence harbors:
- the LOC140981452 gene encoding phytochrome E-like isoform X1 yields MELETEYGKNSTATNRKLHESKGKNNAANTVLASSAASNMNTNRAMAQYNADARLMAEFEQSGKSGKFFNYSKSVSHAPNTLSTEEEMTAYLSKIQRGSLVQAFGCMLAVEEPSLKIIGYSENCFDMLGLKSVVEPKKLMGLIGVDARTLFTSSSRASLDKAVASREISFLNPIWVHSYTTHKPFYAILHRIDVGIVVDLEPARACDPAMLHASAVQSQKLAVRAISRLQALPGGDVGVLCDTVVEDVQKLTGYDRVMVYKFHEDNHGEVVSEIRRSDLEPYLGLHYPSTDIPQAARFLFMQNRVRMICDCRAKPVKIIQSKELKQPLCLVNSTLRSPHGCHTQYMENMGSMASLAMAVVVNSGDSMKLWGLVVCHHTSSRYVPFPLRYACEFLMQAFGLQLNMELQLASQLVEKKTLRMQTLLCEMLLRGAPFGIVNQSPNIMDLVNCDGAALYYCGKCWFLGVTPTEAQMRDIAEWLLNSLEDSTGLSTDSLAGAGYPGAALLGDAVCGMIAAKITSTDFLFWFRSHTAKEIKWGGAKHHPEDKDDGGKMHPRSSFNTFLEVVKSRSLQWEVAEINAIHSLQLILRNSFLEIEEGGPKPDIFSQQNDSDNPQLNELTSAAAEMVRLIETATVPIFGVDSSGWINGWNAKMHELTGLTLSEALGKSLINDVIHEDSRGAAEILLQRALHGEEKKNVEVKLLTFGGHVPNAVILANACTSRNYKNDVVGVCFIGQDVTAEKLVMDKFIRLQGDYKIIMQSLSPLIPPIFASDENACCSEWNAAMEKLTGWMKHEIIGKMLPGEIFGSFCRLKGQDELTKFMILLYRAISGQDTQTLPFGFFDRRGEFVDVLLTANKKTEEGGNVNGCFCFLQTVPKQHQFMLDKSEGKEQLSKLKELAYIRQEMKNPLNGIRFTHGLLGNSALTEDQKRFIETSEACERQILSILDDPHFGSSQEGELELKMEEFFLGNVINAIVCQAMILLNEKNLKLVLDVSERIRTICLYGDQIKLQLALSDFLLSVVDHTPCPDGWVEIMVSPGLKLMQDGNESVQLQVRMAHPGQGLPSSLIEDMFAVKSNWSTQRGIALNIAQKLLKTMNGNVRYIRDQSRCYFLVDLELVSRKSDQ; encoded by the exons ATGGAGTTAGAAACCGAATATGGTAAAAACTCGACAGCCACAAATCGAAAATTGCACGAAAGCAAGGGAAAAAATAACGCCGCCAACACTGTTTTGGCATCCTCTGCTGCTAGCAACATGAACACCAACAGAGCTATGGCTCAGTACAATGCCGATGCGAGGCTGATGGCTGAATTTGAGCAGTCCGGTAAGTCTGGTAAGTTCTTTAACTACTCAAAGTCAGTTTCTCATGCTCCGAATACTTTGAGCACTGAGGAGGAGATGACTGCTTATTTGTCGAAAATCCAGAGGGGGAGTCTTGTGCAGGCCTTTGGTTGTATGCTTGCGGTCGAGGAGCCCAGTTTGAAGATCATAGGTTATAGTGAGAATTGCTTTGATATGCTGGGTTTGAAGAGCGTCGTTGAGCCAAAAAAATTGATGGGTCTTATTGGGGTTGATGCAAGAACGCTTTTTACCTCTTCAAGTAGGGCTTCATTGGATAAAGCTGTGGCATCAAGGGAAATTTCATTTTTGAACCCGATTTGGGTTCATTCTTACACCACCCACAAACCATTTTATGCTATATTACACAGAATTGACGTGGGCATTGTGGTTGATCTGGAGCCAGCTCGTGCTTGTGATCCTGCTATGTTGCATGCTAGTGCTGTGCAATCGCAGAAACTAGCTGTGAGAGCCATATCTAGGCTGCAGGCTCTTCCTGGGGGCGATGTAGGAGTTTTGTGTGATACAGTCGTAGAAGATGTCCAAAAACTTACTGGTTATGATAGGGTTATGGTGTATAAGTTCCATGAAGATAATCATGGAGAGGTAGTGTCAGAAATTAGAAGGTCCGACTTAGAACCTTATTTGGGGCTGCACTATCCATCTACTGATATCCCTCAAGCAGCCCGTTTCTTGTTCATGCAGAACCGTGTCAGAATGATTTGCGATTGCAGGGCAAAGCCAGTTAAGATAATCCAAAGTAAAGAACTAAAGCAGCCTCTTTGCTTGGTTAATTCTACCCTACGTTCACCGCATGGCTGCCACACTCAGTACATGGAAAACATGGGGTCCATGGCTTCATTGGCGATGGCGGTAGTTGTGAATAGCGGTGATTCGATGAAACTATGGGGATTGGTGGTGTGCCACCACACTTCATCACGCTATGTCCCTTTTCCACTTCGGTATGCTTGTGAGTTCCTTATGCAGGCATTTGGTCTGCAGCTTAATATGGAGCTTCAATTAGCATCACAGTTGGTGGAAAAGAAAACCCTTCGGATGCAAACCTTATTGTGCGAGATGCTTCTTCGCGGAGCTCCGTTTGGGATTGTGAATCAGTCTCCCAATATCATGGATCTTGTAAATTGTGACGGGGCTGCATTATATTACTGTGGGAAATGTTGGTTTCTTGGTGTCACACCGACTGAGGCACAAATGAGAGATATTGCTGAATGGCTACTAAACAGCCTTGAAGATTCCACAGGGTTAAGTACAGATAGTCTTGCTGGTGCTGGCTATCCAGGTGCAGCACTGCTTGGTGACGCAGTTTGTGGCATGATTGCTGCAAAAATTACATCCACCGATTTTCTATTTTGGTTTAGGTCTCACACGGCAAAGGAAATCAAATGGGGAGGAGCTAAGCATCATCCGGAGGACAAAGATGACGGCGGGAAAATGCACCCTAGATCTTCATTCAATACCTTTCTTGAAGTAGTAAAAAGCcggagtttgcagtgggaggtTGCAGAGATTAATGCAATTCATTCTCTCCAACTTATATTGAGAAATTCATTCCTGGAGATTGAAGAAGGCGGTCCTAAACCTGATATATTTTCTCAACAAAATGATTCTGACAACCCACAGCTGAATGAACTTACTTCCGCTGCCGCTGAAATGGTCCGGCTGATAGAAACAGCTACTGTTCCAATTTTTGGAGTCGATTCATCCGGTTGGATCAATGGGTGGAATGCTAAGATGCATGAGTTGACGGGGTTGACTCTGTCCGAAGCTTTGGGAAAGTCTCTGATCAACGATGTCATTCATGAAGACTCGCGTGGAGCTGCTGAAATCCTGCTGCAAAGAGCTCTGCACG GTGAGgagaaaaaaaatgttgaagtGAAGCTACTGACTTTTGGGGGACACGTTCCAAATGCTGTTATCCTTGCTAATGCTTGTACCAGTAGGAACTATAAAAATGATGTTGTTGGAGTTTGCTTTATTGGTCAAGATGTCACAGCTGAGAAACTAGTGATGGACAAGTTCATCCGCTTGCAAGGGGACTACAAGATTATTATGCAAAGCCTAAGTCCACTGATTCCGCCTATTTTTGCTTCAGACGAGAATGCTTGTTGTTCTGAATGGAATGCAGCCATGGAAAAGCTGACTGGCTGGATGAAACACGAGATTATTGGAAAGATGTTACCTGGTGAAATATTTGGAAGCTTCTGTCGGCTGAAAGGTCAAGACGAGCTGACTAAATTCATGATTCTTTTGTACCGAGCAATTAGTGGCCAGGACACTCAAACGCTACCATTTGGTTTTTTTGACCGGAGAGGTGAGTTTGTCGATGTGCTTTTGACAGCAAATAAGAAAACAGAGGAGGGTGGGAATGTGAACGGGTGTTTCTGCTTCTTGCAGACTGTCCCGAAACAGCATCAGTTCATGTTAGATAAGTCGGAAGGAAAGGAGCAGCTTTCGAAACTTAAAGAGTTGGCTTATATTAGGCAGGAGATGAAGAATCCTCTAAATGGAATCCGCTTCACACATGGACTCCTGGGAAATTCGGCTCTAACAGAAGACCAGAAACGGTTTATTGAGACTAGTGAAGCTTGTGAAAGAcaaattttatctattttagACGATCCACATTTTGGAAGTTCACAAGAAGG TGAACTGGAGCTTAAGATGGAAGAGTTTTTCTTGGGGAATGTTATCAACGCTATTGTTTGTCAGGCTATGATATTGTTGAATGAAAAGAATTTGAAACTAGTACTGGATGTCTCTGAGCGAATTAGAACTATTTGTTTATATGGGGATCAAATAAAGCTTCAGTTAGCCTTGTCTGATTTCTTGCTCAGTGTGGTGGACCATACACCTTGTCCTGATGGTTGGGTGGAAATTATGGTATCCCCTGGTTTGAAACTGATGCAAGACGGGAATGAGTCTGTTCAACTACAAGTCAG AATGGCACACCCTGGCCAGGGCCTTCCCTCTTCTCTTATTGAAGATATGTTTGCAGTGAAAAGTAACTGGTCAACTCAGCGAGGAATTGCTCTCAACATTGCTCAGAAACTTCTCAAAACGATGAATGGTAATGTCCGGTATATCAGAGATCAGAGTAGATGTTACTTCTTAGTTGATCTTGAACTCGTTTCACGGAAATCAGATCAATAA
- the LOC140981452 gene encoding phytochrome E-like isoform X2: protein MELETEYGKNSTATNRKLHESKGKNNAANTVLASSAASNMNTNRAMAQYNADARLMAEFEQSGKSGKFFNYSKSVSHAPNTLSTEEEMTAYLSKIQRGSLVQAFGCMLAVEEPSLKIIGYSENCFDMLGLKSVVEPKKLMGLIGVDARTLFTSSSRASLDKAVASREISFLNPIWVHSYTTHKPFYAILHRIDVGIVVDLEPARACDPAMLHASAVQSQKLAVRAISRLQALPGGDVGVLCDTVVEDVQKLTGYDRVMVYKFHEDNHGEVVSEIRRSDLEPYLGLHYPSTDIPQAARFLFMQNRVRMICDCRAKPVKIIQSKELKQPLCLVNSTLRSPHGCHTQYMENMGSMASLAMAVVVNSGDSMKLWGLVVCHHTSSRYVPFPLRYACEFLMQAFGLQLNMELQLASQLVEKKTLRMQTLLCEMLLRGAPFGIVNQSPNIMDLVNCDGAALYYCGKCWFLGVTPTEAQMRDIAEWLLNSLEDSTGLSTDSLAGAGYPGAALLGDAVCGMIAAKITSTDFLFWFRSHTAKEIKWGGAKHHPEDKDDGGKMHPRSSFNTFLEVVKSRSLQWEVAEINAIHSLQLILRNSFLEIEEGGPKPDIFSQQNDSDNPQLNELTSAAAEMVRLIETATVPIFGVDSSGWINGWNAKMHELTGLTLSEALGKSLINDVIHEDSRGAAEILLQRALHGEEKKNVEVKLLTFGGHVPNAVILANACTSRNYKNDVVGVCFIGQDVTAEKLVMDKFIRLQGDYKIIMQSLSPLIPPIFASDENACCSEWNAAMEKLTGWMKHEIIGKMLPGEIFGSFCRLKGQDELTKFMILLYRAISGQDTQTLPFGFFDRRGEFVDVLLTANKKTEEGGNVNGCFCFLQTVPKQHQFMLDKSEGKEQLSKLKELAYIRQEMKNPLNGIRFTHGLLGNSALTEDQKRFIETSEACERQILSILDDPHFGSSQEGELELKMEEFFLGNVINAIVCQAMILLNEKNLKLVLDVSERIRTICLYGDQIKLQLALSDFLLSVVDHTPCPDGWVEIMVSPGLKLMQDGNESVQLQVSLYSVSSEWHTLARAFPLLLLKICLQ, encoded by the exons ATGGAGTTAGAAACCGAATATGGTAAAAACTCGACAGCCACAAATCGAAAATTGCACGAAAGCAAGGGAAAAAATAACGCCGCCAACACTGTTTTGGCATCCTCTGCTGCTAGCAACATGAACACCAACAGAGCTATGGCTCAGTACAATGCCGATGCGAGGCTGATGGCTGAATTTGAGCAGTCCGGTAAGTCTGGTAAGTTCTTTAACTACTCAAAGTCAGTTTCTCATGCTCCGAATACTTTGAGCACTGAGGAGGAGATGACTGCTTATTTGTCGAAAATCCAGAGGGGGAGTCTTGTGCAGGCCTTTGGTTGTATGCTTGCGGTCGAGGAGCCCAGTTTGAAGATCATAGGTTATAGTGAGAATTGCTTTGATATGCTGGGTTTGAAGAGCGTCGTTGAGCCAAAAAAATTGATGGGTCTTATTGGGGTTGATGCAAGAACGCTTTTTACCTCTTCAAGTAGGGCTTCATTGGATAAAGCTGTGGCATCAAGGGAAATTTCATTTTTGAACCCGATTTGGGTTCATTCTTACACCACCCACAAACCATTTTATGCTATATTACACAGAATTGACGTGGGCATTGTGGTTGATCTGGAGCCAGCTCGTGCTTGTGATCCTGCTATGTTGCATGCTAGTGCTGTGCAATCGCAGAAACTAGCTGTGAGAGCCATATCTAGGCTGCAGGCTCTTCCTGGGGGCGATGTAGGAGTTTTGTGTGATACAGTCGTAGAAGATGTCCAAAAACTTACTGGTTATGATAGGGTTATGGTGTATAAGTTCCATGAAGATAATCATGGAGAGGTAGTGTCAGAAATTAGAAGGTCCGACTTAGAACCTTATTTGGGGCTGCACTATCCATCTACTGATATCCCTCAAGCAGCCCGTTTCTTGTTCATGCAGAACCGTGTCAGAATGATTTGCGATTGCAGGGCAAAGCCAGTTAAGATAATCCAAAGTAAAGAACTAAAGCAGCCTCTTTGCTTGGTTAATTCTACCCTACGTTCACCGCATGGCTGCCACACTCAGTACATGGAAAACATGGGGTCCATGGCTTCATTGGCGATGGCGGTAGTTGTGAATAGCGGTGATTCGATGAAACTATGGGGATTGGTGGTGTGCCACCACACTTCATCACGCTATGTCCCTTTTCCACTTCGGTATGCTTGTGAGTTCCTTATGCAGGCATTTGGTCTGCAGCTTAATATGGAGCTTCAATTAGCATCACAGTTGGTGGAAAAGAAAACCCTTCGGATGCAAACCTTATTGTGCGAGATGCTTCTTCGCGGAGCTCCGTTTGGGATTGTGAATCAGTCTCCCAATATCATGGATCTTGTAAATTGTGACGGGGCTGCATTATATTACTGTGGGAAATGTTGGTTTCTTGGTGTCACACCGACTGAGGCACAAATGAGAGATATTGCTGAATGGCTACTAAACAGCCTTGAAGATTCCACAGGGTTAAGTACAGATAGTCTTGCTGGTGCTGGCTATCCAGGTGCAGCACTGCTTGGTGACGCAGTTTGTGGCATGATTGCTGCAAAAATTACATCCACCGATTTTCTATTTTGGTTTAGGTCTCACACGGCAAAGGAAATCAAATGGGGAGGAGCTAAGCATCATCCGGAGGACAAAGATGACGGCGGGAAAATGCACCCTAGATCTTCATTCAATACCTTTCTTGAAGTAGTAAAAAGCcggagtttgcagtgggaggtTGCAGAGATTAATGCAATTCATTCTCTCCAACTTATATTGAGAAATTCATTCCTGGAGATTGAAGAAGGCGGTCCTAAACCTGATATATTTTCTCAACAAAATGATTCTGACAACCCACAGCTGAATGAACTTACTTCCGCTGCCGCTGAAATGGTCCGGCTGATAGAAACAGCTACTGTTCCAATTTTTGGAGTCGATTCATCCGGTTGGATCAATGGGTGGAATGCTAAGATGCATGAGTTGACGGGGTTGACTCTGTCCGAAGCTTTGGGAAAGTCTCTGATCAACGATGTCATTCATGAAGACTCGCGTGGAGCTGCTGAAATCCTGCTGCAAAGAGCTCTGCACG GTGAGgagaaaaaaaatgttgaagtGAAGCTACTGACTTTTGGGGGACACGTTCCAAATGCTGTTATCCTTGCTAATGCTTGTACCAGTAGGAACTATAAAAATGATGTTGTTGGAGTTTGCTTTATTGGTCAAGATGTCACAGCTGAGAAACTAGTGATGGACAAGTTCATCCGCTTGCAAGGGGACTACAAGATTATTATGCAAAGCCTAAGTCCACTGATTCCGCCTATTTTTGCTTCAGACGAGAATGCTTGTTGTTCTGAATGGAATGCAGCCATGGAAAAGCTGACTGGCTGGATGAAACACGAGATTATTGGAAAGATGTTACCTGGTGAAATATTTGGAAGCTTCTGTCGGCTGAAAGGTCAAGACGAGCTGACTAAATTCATGATTCTTTTGTACCGAGCAATTAGTGGCCAGGACACTCAAACGCTACCATTTGGTTTTTTTGACCGGAGAGGTGAGTTTGTCGATGTGCTTTTGACAGCAAATAAGAAAACAGAGGAGGGTGGGAATGTGAACGGGTGTTTCTGCTTCTTGCAGACTGTCCCGAAACAGCATCAGTTCATGTTAGATAAGTCGGAAGGAAAGGAGCAGCTTTCGAAACTTAAAGAGTTGGCTTATATTAGGCAGGAGATGAAGAATCCTCTAAATGGAATCCGCTTCACACATGGACTCCTGGGAAATTCGGCTCTAACAGAAGACCAGAAACGGTTTATTGAGACTAGTGAAGCTTGTGAAAGAcaaattttatctattttagACGATCCACATTTTGGAAGTTCACAAGAAGG TGAACTGGAGCTTAAGATGGAAGAGTTTTTCTTGGGGAATGTTATCAACGCTATTGTTTGTCAGGCTATGATATTGTTGAATGAAAAGAATTTGAAACTAGTACTGGATGTCTCTGAGCGAATTAGAACTATTTGTTTATATGGGGATCAAATAAAGCTTCAGTTAGCCTTGTCTGATTTCTTGCTCAGTGTGGTGGACCATACACCTTGTCCTGATGGTTGGGTGGAAATTATGGTATCCCCTGGTTTGAAACTGATGCAAGACGGGAATGAGTCTGTTCAACTACAAGTCAG TCTGTATTCTGTTTCTTCAGAATGGCACACCCTGGCCAGGGCCTTCCCTCTTCTCTTATTGAAGATATGTTTGCAGTGA
- the LOC140981453 gene encoding pentatricopeptide repeat-containing protein At5g46460, mitochondrial → MMSKFQAIYSKFQLLQKSCTTLACSSKSFTRVVECSEFSTLDYGDYISIVSDHLKNKRVDEARNFFDGIPSPNVRLATKMISSYVENYRLDEALELFDKMPMKDVVTWNNMIKGCVDCGNTEMGLKLFDEMPERNVISWTTVMNAMWKCGNVEEAEKLFCKMPAKDIAAWNGMIHGYFENSRVEEAMRLFGVMPSRNVISWTTVISGFDRLGRSDEALLLLKKMMRFGVQPTSSTLTSGQAACAKMGYLQLGSQIHGLLLKLGYAFDAYVTAALITLYANCKQIEDFVKAFNEKLHLNVVVWTSFLTGFGVNGKHEDALGVFCGMIRLGVSPNQTSFTSALNSSCEVESVDWGKIIHGATIKIGLEKDSYVGNSLVVLYTKCGNISDGIFAFKEISDKNIVSWNAIIVGSAQHGCGNWAIAFFSQMAKTGTEPDEITFTGLLNACSHSGMLQKGTHFFACLSQYSAIKPKLEHYACMVDILCRNGKLDDAVDLAKKMPMEPNLSIWLALLSGCRAQCNLEMAERVAKKVFEIDPSCSSAYVLLSSIYALARRWTDAARMRMKMKNVKQLGCSWVTQ, encoded by the coding sequence ATGATGTCGAAGTTTCAAGCTATTTACAGCAAGTTCCAGCTTTTACAGAAGTCTTGCACCACTCTTGCGTGCTCCTCAAAATCTTTCACTAGAGTTGTGGAATGTTCGGAGTTCAGTACTCTAGACTATGGTGATTACATCTCAATCGTTTCTGATCATTTGAAGAACAAAAGAGTGGATGAAGCTCGAAACTTTTTCGATGGCATCCCATCACCCAATGTGCGTTTAGCTACGAAGATGATATCTTCGTACGTAGAAAATTATAGATTGGATGAAGCGTTGGAGCTGTTTGATAAAATGCCCATGAAAGATGTTGTCACGTGGAATAATATGATCAAAGGTTGTGTTGATTGTGGAAATACGGAGATGGGTTTGAAGCTTTTTGATGAAATGCCCGAAAGAAACGTGATTTCTTGGACTACGGTGATGAATGCAATGTGGAAGTGTGGGAACGTCGAAGAGGCCGAAAAGTTGTTCTGCAAGATGCCAGCTAAGGATATAGCAGCATGGAATGGGATGATTCATGGATATTTCGAGAATAGTAGAGTGGAGGAGGCAATGAGGTTGTTTGGGGTGATGCCTAGCAGGAATGTTATTTCTTGGACAACTGTGATTTCTGGGTTCGATCGGCTGGGGAGAAGTGATGAAGCTTTGTTgcttttaaagaaaatgatgaGATTCGGGGTGCAACCTACATCAAGCACTCTTACTAGTGGCCAAGCAGCTTGTGCTAAAATGGGTTATTTGCAGTTAGGTAGTCAAATTCACGGGCTTCTTCTGAAGCTTGGCTATGCTTTTGATGCCTATGTTACTGCTGCGCTGATAACTCTTTATGCGAATTGCAAACAAATAGAGGATTTTGTTAAGGCTTTTAATGAGAAGTTGCATCTCAATGTCGTAGTATGGACATCTTTTTTGACCGGATTTGGAGTAAATGGTAAGCATGAAGATGCATTAGGAGTTTTTTGTGGGATGATCAGGTTAGGAGTCTCTCCAAATCAAACTTCATTCACCAGTGCCTTGAATTCAAGCTGTGAAGTCGAATCTGTTGATTGGGGCAAAATAATTCATGGTGCAACCATCAAGATAGGACTGGAAAAGGATAGCTATGTGGGTAATTCTCTTGTTGTGCTATACACAAAGTGTGGAAATATAAGTGATGGGATATTCGCATTCAAGGAAATTTCAGACAAGAACATAGTTTCATGGAATGCAATTATTGTTGGGAGTGCACAACATGGTTGTGGCAACTGGGCAATAGCATTCTTTTCGCAAATGGCAAAAACAGGAACGGAACCAGATGAGATCACATTCACTGGGCTGCTTAATGCATGTAGCCATTCAGGCATGTTACAGAAGGGAACACACTTCTTTGCCTGTCTATCCCAATATTCAGCAATCAAGCCAAAGCTTGAGCACTATGCCTGCATGGTTGATATCCTGTGTCGAAATGGGAAATTAGACGATGCGGTAGATTTAGCCAAAAAGATGCCTATGGAACCAAATTTGTCTATATGGCTGGCTTTGCTTAGTGGATGCAGAGCCCAGTGTAACTTGGAAATGGCGGAACGAGTTGCTAAAAAGGTTTTTGAGATAGATCCAAGTTGTAGTTCGGCTTATGTGTTGCTGTCTAGCATATATGCTCTTGCTCGTAGATGGACTGATGCTGCTAGAATgagaatgaaaatgaaaaatgtaaaaCAACTGGGATGCAGTTGGGTTACCCAATAA
- the LOC140981284 gene encoding protopine O-dealkylase-like, protein MGFSIQEMVKNPVSEIPSRYLVDQEPWVPSSQDGEHSSGSVIPVIDMSSLLCAETKSFELQRFHSTCKEWGIFQLVNHGVDCSLVEKLKHEIQEFYKLPLEEKLRYKIRDGDFEGYGNTVILSEGQKVDWADRLYIITNPIHRRKFHLFPQLPSTLRETLESYISELQKLSMAIFRLVAEALKIELTEVENMFEDGMQAMRMTYYPPCPEPNKVIGLTPHSDASGLTILLQVNGVEGFQVKKDGVWLPVRFLPNALVVNLGDVAEILSNGLYKSIEHRAIVNSEKERISFAMFFNPKFEAQVGPSPSLLRDDQPPLYRRMIMEQYVKDFFSQRLNGKTFLQYMKARRN, encoded by the exons ATGGGTTTCAGCATTCAAGAAATGGTTAAGAACCCCGTTTCGGAGATCCCGTCGCGTTACCTCGTCGACCAAGAGCCTTGGGTTCCATCTTCGCAGGACGGGGAACATTCTTCCGGCTCGGTAATCCCTGTAATCGACATGAGCAGCCTGCTTTGTGCAGAAACCAAGAGTTTCGAACTCCAGAGGTTCCACTCGACCTGCAAAGAATGGGGAATCTTCCAG TTGGTGAACCATGGAGTGGACTGTTCATTGGTGGAGAAGCTAAAGCATGAGATTCAAGAGTTTTACAAGCTTCCATTGGAGGAAAAGTTGAGATATAAGATAAGAGATGGGGATTTTGAGGGATACGGCAATACTGTCATTCTATCTGAGGGACAAAAGGTTGATTGGGCAGACAGATTATACATCATCACCAACCCTATTCATAGAAGGAAATTTCATCTCTTTCCTCAGCTTCCTTCAACCCTCAG GGAGACATTAGAGAGTTACATATCAGAGCTACAAAAACTTTCCATGGCCATATTTAGATTGGTTGCAGAAGCCCTGAAAATAGAGCTCACAGAAGTGGAGAACATGTTTGAAGATGGCATGCAAGCAATGAGGATGACTTACTATCCGCCATGTCCAGAGCCGAACAAGGTCATCGGGCTGACACCTCACTCGGACGCCAGCGGACTCACCATTCTCCTTCAAGTCAATGGCGTGGAGGGATTCCAAGTTAAGAAAGATGGGGTTTGGTTGCCTGTCCGGTTCCTTCCAAATGCCTTGGTTGTTAATTTAGGAGACGTAGCCGAG ATACTAAGCAATGGTTTGTACAAGAGCATCGAGCACAGGGCAATAGTGAACTCGGAAAAGGAGAGGATCTCGTTTGCCATGTTCTTCAACCCAAAATTCGAAGCACAAGTCGGGCCATCGCCTTCCCTCTTACGAGATGATCAGCCCCCATTGTATAGGCGCATGATCATGGAGCAATACGTTAAAGATTTCTTCTCACAGAGGCTCAATGGAAAGACATTTCTCCAATATATGAAAGCACGAAGGAATTAG